One Brachyspira pilosicoli P43/6/78 genomic window carries:
- the rnc gene encoding ribonuclease III — MINKILLDCEKVLQYSFKNKNYLLEAITHRTFANENGNMKYNQRLEFLGDSVLSLIISEHIYKEYNNVKEGKLSKIKAYLVSQNTLASISRKLKLGDFLLLGKGEEASGGRERDNMLEDLFEAIIGAIYLDSNLENTKNFVMRVYKDILNKLDINNFDKDYKTILQEIVQKKYKITPTYKSYEYNENDNIMFKVEVYVKTKKYASGIGKSKKEAEINAAKKALEEIENI; from the coding sequence ATGATAAATAAAATATTATTAGATTGCGAAAAAGTTTTACAATATAGTTTCAAAAATAAAAATTATCTCTTAGAAGCAATAACACACAGAACTTTTGCAAATGAAAATGGAAACATGAAATATAATCAGCGTCTTGAGTTTTTGGGTGATTCTGTGCTTTCTCTTATAATATCAGAACATATTTATAAAGAATATAATAATGTAAAAGAAGGTAAACTATCAAAAATAAAAGCTTATTTAGTTTCTCAAAATACATTAGCTAGTATATCAAGAAAGTTAAAGCTTGGAGATTTTCTTTTGCTTGGCAAAGGTGAAGAAGCTTCAGGCGGAAGAGAAAGAGACAATATGCTTGAAGATTTATTTGAAGCTATAATTGGAGCAATATATTTAGATTCAAATTTAGAAAATACAAAAAACTTCGTTATGAGAGTTTATAAAGATATATTAAATAAATTAGACATTAATAATTTTGATAAAGATTATAAAACTATACTTCAAGAAATTGTACAAAAAAAATATAAAATTACACCAACATACAAATCATATGAATATAATGAAAATGATAATATAATGTTTAAAGTAGAAGTTTATGTAAAGACTAAAAAATATGCTTCTGGAATTGGAAAAAGCAAAAAGGAAGCAGAGATAAATGCTGCTAAAAAAGCATTAGAAGAAATAGAAAATATATAA
- the obgE gene encoding GTPase ObgE, which yields MEQFIDVVNFEIEAGHGGAGGVSFRREAHVPMGGPDGGNGGEGGDVIVRVDARINSFGKIKSRKRFRARDGEPGRARLSDGKKGDDVVIRVPIGTVVYDDDTNNILADLLEDGQSFTVARGGKGGKGNKFYATATNQAPDYAQHGLDGEKLNIRLEVKLIADIGLVGMPNAGKSSLLARLTRANPKIASYPFTTLTPNLGVCYLDYERSFVIADIPGIIEGASEGAGLGLTFLRHIERTGALCFVIDLTDEDVVDTYKKLRNELKQYSKELIKKKSIIVLNKTDMLEEDEIKEKVKAIEKIIKKEYKNNKETHYEEPEIFALSVFSLDGELLDNVTNAFYKANEDRYDNAKKETKEPLLLNQNKTKSKLKTKRVFGPVVSKRLGNSLGIDVIPHKTCSYNCIYCQLGSEENTKTSLANYYSVDEIIYELKEALLNNKNIDYITFAGSGEPTLYKDLKKLIYEIKQITDIPVCIITNGSLLYKQEMRSNLLMADLIIPSLDAGNMDTFKLIDQPNKEIDFDKMVNGLIEFRRVFEGEYWLEVFLLKGINDSEEELDDIIKIVNKIKPDKVQLVTATRRTANEKAKALSDEEMEKVKKYFNAHSSIEIDIPSVSDKAKGNTKKITEEDIVNFLMRQPDTVHMIAISFNEDEKRVGELLKKLVESGKVREEIVNGVLSYAVNI from the coding sequence ATGGAACAATTTATAGATGTAGTAAATTTTGAAATAGAAGCAGGACATGGCGGAGCTGGGGGTGTGAGTTTCAGACGAGAAGCACATGTACCTATGGGCGGTCCAGACGGTGGAAACGGCGGAGAAGGCGGCGATGTAATAGTAAGAGTTGATGCGAGGATAAATAGTTTTGGAAAGATAAAAAGCAGAAAAAGATTTAGAGCAAGGGACGGAGAGCCTGGGAGAGCAAGGCTAAGCGACGGAAAAAAAGGCGATGATGTTGTTATAAGAGTTCCTATAGGCACAGTTGTTTATGATGATGATACAAATAATATATTAGCCGATTTACTTGAAGACGGACAAAGCTTTACTGTTGCAAGAGGCGGTAAAGGAGGCAAAGGCAATAAGTTTTATGCCACTGCCACCAATCAAGCACCAGACTATGCTCAGCATGGTTTAGACGGCGAAAAACTTAATATAAGATTAGAAGTAAAACTTATAGCCGATATTGGTCTTGTAGGCATGCCCAATGCTGGTAAATCAAGCTTACTTGCAAGACTTACAAGAGCAAATCCAAAAATAGCATCATATCCGTTTACTACACTTACTCCAAATTTGGGTGTTTGTTATTTAGACTATGAAAGAAGTTTTGTTATTGCAGATATTCCTGGTATTATAGAAGGAGCTAGTGAAGGTGCTGGGCTTGGGCTTACTTTTTTAAGACATATTGAAAGAACGGGAGCATTATGCTTTGTTATAGATTTAACTGATGAAGATGTTGTTGATACTTATAAAAAACTTAGAAACGAATTAAAACAATATAGCAAAGAATTGATAAAGAAAAAGTCTATAATAGTATTAAATAAAACTGATATGCTTGAAGAAGATGAAATAAAAGAAAAAGTAAAAGCTATAGAAAAGATTATAAAAAAAGAATATAAAAACAATAAAGAAACTCATTATGAAGAGCCTGAAATATTTGCTTTATCAGTATTTAGTTTAGACGGGGAGCTTCTTGATAATGTTACAAATGCATTCTATAAGGCAAATGAAGATAGATACGACAACGCTAAAAAAGAAACTAAAGAGCCTTTGCTTCTTAATCAAAATAAAACTAAATCAAAATTAAAAACAAAAAGAGTATTTGGACCAGTAGTATCAAAAAGGCTTGGCAATTCTTTGGGAATAGATGTTATACCTCATAAAACCTGCTCTTATAATTGTATATATTGTCAGTTGGGTTCTGAAGAAAATACTAAAACTAGTCTTGCTAATTATTACTCTGTTGATGAGATAATATACGAATTAAAAGAGGCTTTGCTTAATAATAAAAACATTGACTATATAACATTTGCTGGTTCTGGAGAGCCTACTTTATATAAAGATTTAAAAAAGTTAATTTATGAAATCAAACAAATAACAGATATTCCTGTGTGCATTATAACAAATGGTTCTTTGCTTTATAAACAAGAGATGCGTTCTAATTTGCTTATGGCTGATTTAATTATACCTTCTCTTGATGCCGGCAATATGGATACTTTTAAGCTAATAGACCAGCCAAATAAAGAAATTGATTTTGATAAAATGGTTAATGGACTTATAGAGTTTAGAAGAGTTTTTGAGGGGGAGTATTGGCTTGAGGTATTTTTACTTAAAGGAATTAATGACAGCGAAGAAGAGCTTGATGATATAATAAAAATAGTAAATAAAATAAAACCTGATAAAGTTCAGCTTGTTACGGCAACTAGAAGAACGGCTAATGAAAAGGCTAAGGCATTAAGTGATGAAGAGATGGAAAAAGTAAAAAAATATTTTAATGCTCATTCTAGTATTGAAATAGATATACCAAGTGTATCAGATAAAGCAAAAGGAAACACTAAAAAAATTACTGAAGAAGATATAGTAAACTTTTTAATGAGGCAGCCTGATACTGTTCATATGATAGCTATTAGTTTTAATGAAGATGAAAAAAGGGTAGGCGAGTTATTAAAAAAATTAGTTGAAAGCGGAAAGGTGAGAGAGGAGATAGTTAATGGAGTACTTTCTTACGCTGTAAATATTTAA
- a CDS encoding putative motility protein has product MDVSAYNSYSTAALKQDVSLSMIRKSTDMQAQAIDKIMSSAIQPQAISEPMRPGVGERLNVYA; this is encoded by the coding sequence ATGGACGTTTCTGCTTACAATTCTTATTCTACAGCTGCATTAAAACAAGATGTTTCTTTAAGCATGATAAGAAAATCTACAGATATGCAAGCTCAAGCTATAGACAAAATTATGTCTAGTGCAATTCAGCCTCAAGCTATATCAGAGCCTATGAGACCTGGTGTGGGCGAAAGATTGAATGTATATGCTTAA
- a CDS encoding sialidase family protein → MNKQILYCNKNEYPAFPSIVKLEKDKYLVSFRLAPKNKKNYSHLHSLSKAIVLTYYKNKIINTTEIAKEDDAAKQDVQLFRVDDKTIIAYYFRYTFHPQSEIDLLKENTFLEYNNTIALLSGIGYCISYDNGKTFSKANTIVLKNGMKNFAARGSMVKVNNEILMPIYAYKKYINKNNSKYQCYVIYTKDLINWDIKSFLCETEYRKIENKKSKVEYVEPSLIYHNNILWAFIRTHVNDEYAFTSLSYSLDNGKSFTKPCFTNIKGYPLNPLKIDESRVLLSYGYRLKPYGVRAILVNDLNDLKNYSDYDIQKKEIIIEDKMKSSDCGYPWCVNNNNSIYCVYYGYDNKDKIRKIFLSVFTLD, encoded by the coding sequence ATGAATAAACAAATTTTATATTGCAATAAAAATGAATATCCTGCATTTCCTTCTATAGTGAAATTAGAAAAAGATAAATATTTAGTAAGTTTTAGGCTTGCTCCAAAAAACAAAAAAAATTATTCTCATCTGCATTCTTTAAGTAAAGCCATTGTTTTAACATATTACAAAAACAAAATAATTAATACTACTGAAATAGCTAAAGAAGATGATGCTGCAAAACAAGATGTACAGCTTTTTAGAGTTGATGATAAAACTATAATTGCCTACTATTTTAGATATACTTTTCACCCGCAAAGTGAAATTGATTTATTAAAAGAAAATACTTTTTTGGAATATAATAATACAATAGCATTATTAAGCGGTATAGGATACTGTATTAGTTATGATAATGGAAAAACTTTTTCAAAGGCTAATACTATTGTATTAAAAAATGGAATGAAGAACTTTGCGGCGAGAGGAAGCATGGTAAAAGTAAATAATGAAATACTTATGCCTATATATGCCTATAAAAAATATATAAACAAAAATAATTCTAAGTATCAATGTTATGTTATATATACTAAAGATTTGATTAATTGGGATATAAAGAGTTTTTTGTGCGAAACTGAATACAGAAAAATTGAGAATAAAAAAAGTAAAGTAGAATATGTTGAGCCTTCGCTTATATATCATAATAATATATTATGGGCATTTATAAGGACGCATGTTAATGATGAATATGCTTTTACTTCTTTAAGTTATTCTCTAGACAATGGAAAGAGTTTTACTAAGCCTTGTTTTACGAATATTAAAGGCTATCCTCTAAATCCTTTAAAGATTGATGAGAGTAGAGTTTTATTAAGTTATGGCTACAGATTAAAGCCTTATGGGGTTAGAGCAATTTTAGTAAATGACTTGAATGATTTAAAAAATTACTCTGATTATGATATACAAAAAAAAGAGATAATTATAGAAGATAAAATGAAAAGTAGCGATTGCGGTTATCCTTGGTGTGTTAATAACAACAACAGCATATATTGCGTTTATTATGGTTATGACAATAAAGATAAAATAAGAAAAATATTTTTAAGTGTATTTACTTTAGATTAA
- a CDS encoding M42 family metallopeptidase, translating to MNNTLTLLKDLTNAFGPSGFEDDVINIIKEKANFIDSERDSINNLYLGLEKIDKNKPIVALDCHIDEIGFMVEHINENGTLSFIPLGGWHIPNIVSNSVVIKSSNGEYVKGVIGSKPPHFMTDEDRKKLPTLKDMYIDVGTRSKKETEDIFGICIGDPVVPDVDFRYDERTKSFCAKAIDNRVGAVCVIETLKALKDEKLNVNLVGMMTSQEEVGARGASVAANKVKPDLVIVFEGSPADDTFYYGDRAHGAIGRGSQLRVIDGGMITNPRLNKYTINIAKENNIAHQVIVREKGSTNGAIYHKTNLGSPSVVLGVATRYAHSHYCYASYDDVVASIEIAKALIKTLDRNKIKEF from the coding sequence ATGAATAATACACTAACATTATTAAAAGATTTAACTAATGCATTCGGACCATCAGGTTTTGAAGATGATGTAATAAATATTATAAAGGAAAAAGCAAATTTTATAGACAGTGAAAGAGACTCTATTAATAATTTGTATTTAGGTTTAGAAAAAATAGATAAAAATAAACCAATAGTAGCCTTAGACTGCCATATAGATGAAATTGGTTTTATGGTAGAGCATATAAATGAAAATGGCACATTATCTTTTATACCTCTTGGAGGTTGGCATATACCAAACATTGTATCAAATTCTGTGGTGATAAAATCATCAAATGGAGAATATGTTAAAGGTGTTATAGGTTCAAAGCCGCCTCATTTTATGACTGATGAAGATAGAAAAAAATTACCTACATTAAAAGATATGTATATTGATGTGGGTACTAGAAGCAAAAAAGAGACTGAGGATATATTTGGAATATGCATAGGCGACCCTGTTGTGCCTGATGTTGATTTTAGATATGATGAGAGAACTAAAAGTTTTTGTGCTAAAGCTATAGATAATAGAGTTGGTGCTGTGTGCGTAATAGAGACTCTAAAGGCATTAAAAGATGAAAAATTAAATGTTAATTTAGTTGGTATGATGACATCGCAAGAAGAGGTTGGAGCAAGAGGAGCTTCTGTTGCTGCTAATAAAGTAAAGCCTGATTTAGTTATAGTTTTTGAGGGATCTCCTGCTGATGATACTTTTTATTATGGAGATAGAGCACATGGAGCTATTGGAAGAGGTTCTCAGCTTAGAGTAATAGACGGAGGCATGATTACAAACCCTAGATTAAATAAATATACTATAAATATAGCGAAAGAAAATAATATTGCCCATCAAGTAATAGTACGTGAAAAAGGCTCTACCAATGGTGCTATATATCATAAAACTAATTTAGGAAGCCCTAGCGTTGTTTTAGGTGTTGCCACAAGATATGCTCATAGTCATTATTGTTATGCTTCTTATGATGATGTAGTTGCTTCTATAGAGATAGCTAAAGCATTAATAAAAACTTTAGACAGAAACAAAATAAAAGAGTTTTAA
- a CDS encoding DUF4132 domain-containing protein: protein MLSLKEINKIVDKNYKSKYDKTTSFIDNKIISKIFIKDKSSLVCVKAIRFIIGAYLELKEPCRLDIPDDIGYSLDEESFREALENIYINFAEDNKTKNVLYPYCIFASNNQINKLYKNAKNIASKRFKYASFIMEAIFLSSKNIGFYLIYEASKKFKQVSVRNKCRDMFYTISHKMNMTEEEFADIIMPNFGFDREGIRIVKTDDRIFRIILKDNFSIDIFDESKNKAFKTLPKDFPLDIKTELTTLKTEAKKLIKMQTERLIYVCMNGRKWQFNNWRDLFLYNPFMKIFAVNLVWGIYDKKYILLKSFRYMEDGTFNDINDEEIFIKDDDIIGLLSPIEVKKSIIEKWQKQILDYEIEQPFNQLSTKTKTALIKEIPKLVTVGTVRNIANRFSMIRDDVNGIVTRGYVFYDDYNDASIYIKLSNVYYASNNNDETEIEIKFNEYVDERFKYGFYLILSSLLK from the coding sequence ATGCTGAGTTTAAAAGAGATTAATAAGATAGTAGATAAAAATTACAAATCAAAATATGATAAAACAACTTCATTTATAGATAACAAAATTATTTCTAAAATTTTTATTAAAGATAAAAGCAGTTTGGTTTGCGTGAAAGCTATAAGATTTATTATTGGTGCGTATTTAGAATTAAAAGAACCTTGTAGGCTAGATATTCCTGATGATATAGGCTATTCTTTAGATGAAGAGAGTTTTAGAGAGGCATTAGAAAATATATATATTAATTTTGCTGAAGACAATAAAACTAAAAATGTTCTATATCCATATTGCATATTTGCTTCTAATAATCAAATTAATAAACTTTACAAAAATGCAAAAAATATTGCAAGCAAAAGATTTAAATATGCTTCTTTTATAATGGAAGCTATATTTTTATCTTCAAAGAATATTGGTTTTTATTTAATTTATGAAGCTTCAAAAAAGTTTAAGCAAGTTAGTGTTAGAAATAAATGCCGTGATATGTTTTATACTATTTCTCATAAAATGAATATGACAGAAGAAGAGTTTGCTGATATTATTATGCCTAATTTTGGATTTGATAGAGAGGGGATTCGCATTGTTAAAACAGATGATAGAATATTTAGAATAATTTTAAAGGATAATTTTTCTATTGATATTTTTGATGAGTCTAAAAATAAAGCGTTCAAAACTTTACCAAAAGATTTTCCTCTTGATATAAAAACTGAATTAACTACATTAAAAACTGAAGCTAAAAAACTTATTAAAATGCAAACAGAAAGATTAATTTATGTTTGCATGAATGGTAGAAAATGGCAGTTTAATAATTGGAGAGATTTATTTTTATATAATCCATTTATGAAGATTTTTGCTGTTAATTTAGTTTGGGGTATATATGATAAAAAATATATTTTATTAAAGAGTTTTAGATATATGGAAGATGGGACATTTAATGATATAAATGATGAAGAGATTTTTATTAAAGATGATGATATTATAGGTTTATTAAGCCCAATAGAAGTAAAAAAATCTATTATAGAAAAATGGCAAAAACAAATTTTAGACTATGAAATAGAACAGCCTTTTAATCAACTTTCTACAAAAACAAAAACTGCTTTAATAAAAGAAATACCTAAACTTGTAACTGTCGGCACTGTTAGAAATATTGCTAATAGGTTTTCTATGATTAGAGATGATGTTAATGGAATTGTTACTAGAGGATATGTTTTTTATGATGATTATAATGATGCTTCTATTTATATAAAATTATCTAATGTTTATTATGCTTCTAATAATAATGATGAAACTGAAATAGAGATAAAATTCAATGAATATGTTGATGAAAGATTTAAATATGGTTTTTATTTAATATTATCTTCTTTGCTAAAATGA